In Panacibacter ginsenosidivorans, the following proteins share a genomic window:
- a CDS encoding sensor histidine kinase, with the protein MQKLQKIIRQLFESKIEIHVLFIIFFLVSFFLPPLINNLPVDKIIHVVAYALFLLVCIYIGRWCSRRWLLQNKFSRLLFFMPVSLAVLSFTGIIGLKILTSNNVLSMTITALFFVFLFFFLGFFLSVTRNTVLRQINEAENLQQQKEMELELLRSQLSPHFLFNTLNNLYGLSITQHQKIPGLLLKLSDLLRYSVYESKESFVSLKNEVAYIETYIELEKIRIGEKLSYEANIYKENIESNQIAPLLLMVFVENAFKHSKNTYGQTIDIRIDLSLMNDTLYFTVRNQYIDGANKIKDFKKTGIGISTTLKRLELLYPQKYVLDTKKVNGYYEVKLQLNLK; encoded by the coding sequence ATGCAAAAGCTTCAAAAAATAATCAGGCAACTTTTTGAAAGTAAAATTGAAATACATGTGCTGTTTATTATTTTCTTTCTTGTGTCATTTTTTCTACCTCCCTTAATCAATAATTTACCCGTTGATAAAATTATCCATGTAGTTGCCTATGCTCTTTTCCTTTTAGTATGTATATACATAGGAAGATGGTGTTCCCGGAGATGGTTATTGCAAAACAAGTTTTCCAGGTTACTTTTTTTTATGCCGGTGTCGTTAGCAGTCTTGTCTTTTACCGGTATTATTGGTTTGAAAATACTTACAAGTAACAATGTTCTGTCAATGACTATCACGGCTCTCTTTTTTGTGTTTCTATTTTTCTTTCTTGGCTTCTTTCTCTCCGTTACAAGAAATACGGTATTACGCCAAATAAATGAGGCAGAAAATTTACAACAGCAAAAAGAAATGGAATTAGAATTATTACGATCTCAGTTGAGTCCGCATTTTCTATTCAATACTTTAAATAATTTGTATGGGCTTTCTATTACACAACATCAAAAAATTCCCGGTTTATTACTTAAGTTGTCAGATTTACTTCGCTATTCTGTGTATGAATCCAAAGAGAGTTTTGTTTCTTTAAAAAATGAAGTGGCTTATATTGAGACCTATATAGAACTTGAAAAGATTAGAATTGGGGAAAAACTTTCGTATGAAGCAAACATTTACAAAGAAAATATTGAAAGTAATCAAATAGCTCCCTTATTGTTGATGGTGTTTGTTGAGAATGCTTTTAAACATTCAAAAAATACTTACGGGCAAACTATAGATATAAGAATAGATTTATCATTAATGAATGATACCTTGTACTTCACTGTCAGGAATCAGTATATAGATGGAGCAAATAAAATAAAAGATTTTAAGAAGACAGGAATTGGAATTTCAACAACTTTAAAACGTCTTGAATTATTGTACCCTCAAAAATATGTTTTGGACACAAAAAAAGTAAACGGGTATTATGAAGTAAAACTTCAATTAAATTTAAAATGA
- a CDS encoding Nif3-like dinuclear metal center hexameric protein, with amino-acid sequence MKYVFLFAIILVSFKKTLNAQSTSSPLTAMQVIESIKKNVKPHWFDTRTDTIIIGNGFDTVKGIATCMFVDMNILKRAVAANCNLIITHEPTFYNANDNPPDFMKEDKVLKEKMDYIKEHKLIIFRFHDNAHRNNPDQIMQGLANELGWKVVNQSPWILEVKKQKLSALAEDLQKHFNIEGVRVIGDPNLEINRVALVPGLAPTLQMHLGALQRDDVDAILVGEAREWEDYVYSKDAAEQGRKKAAIFIGHMRSEEPGMKYCANWLQTFIKEVPVTFLKDESFWWSPK; translated from the coding sequence ATGAAATACGTTTTTCTTTTTGCTATCATTTTAGTGAGTTTCAAAAAAACGCTGAACGCACAATCCACCTCTTCTCCGTTAACTGCAATGCAGGTGATTGAATCAATAAAGAAAAATGTAAAACCGCATTGGTTTGATACAAGAACAGACACAATTATAATTGGTAATGGTTTCGATACTGTAAAAGGAATTGCCACCTGCATGTTTGTTGATATGAATATTTTGAAACGAGCCGTTGCAGCAAATTGCAATTTGATCATTACACATGAACCTACCTTTTATAATGCTAATGATAACCCGCCGGATTTTATGAAAGAAGATAAAGTGCTGAAAGAAAAAATGGATTATATAAAAGAACACAAACTCATCATATTCAGATTCCATGATAATGCTCACAGGAATAATCCTGACCAGATCATGCAGGGATTAGCAAACGAATTGGGCTGGAAAGTTGTAAATCAATCTCCGTGGATACTGGAAGTAAAAAAACAAAAGCTTTCTGCGTTAGCAGAAGATCTGCAAAAACATTTCAATATAGAAGGCGTTCGTGTAATAGGTGATCCAAATCTTGAAATAAACAGAGTGGCTTTGGTGCCTGGACTGGCTCCAACATTACAAATGCATCTCGGTGCACTTCAACGGGATGATGTTGACGCAATACTTGTTGGCGAAGCAAGAGAGTGGGAAGATTATGTTTATTCCAAAGATGCAGCAGAACAGGGGAGAAAGAAAGCTGCAATATTTATTGGACATATGAGATCCGAGGAACCAGGCATGAAATACTGTGCTAATTGGTTACAAACCTTTATTAAAGAAGTACCGGTCACTTTTTTGAAAGATGAAAGTTTTTGGTGGTCGCCAAAGTAA
- a CDS encoding LytR/AlgR family response regulator transcription factor produces MKFYKCLIVDDEPIARDIIVNYCSHLPLFQIAASCANALDAKKILQEQTVDLIFLDINMPVLDGISFVNTLKNPPQIIFTTAYKEYATDAFNLAACDYLVKPFSLERFIIAIDRAIERLEASSKNSVVNTLNENDSFFIKVAGKIYRINYDSFLYAEAKGNYTRIVTDNNIILPNISFANFEKLLTNSILIRVHRSFIINKRKIDHIESNRLFIKKTEIPIGNNYKEGFLKSLGL; encoded by the coding sequence ATGAAATTTTACAAATGTTTAATAGTAGATGATGAGCCTATTGCCAGAGATATTATTGTGAATTATTGCAGCCATCTGCCTTTATTTCAAATCGCAGCCTCATGTGCTAACGCGCTGGATGCTAAAAAAATTTTGCAGGAACAAACTGTTGACCTCATTTTTTTAGATATAAATATGCCGGTCTTAGATGGAATCAGCTTTGTAAATACACTTAAAAATCCTCCACAGATAATATTTACAACAGCTTACAAAGAATATGCAACAGATGCTTTTAATTTGGCTGCCTGCGATTACCTTGTAAAACCATTTTCATTAGAAAGATTTATTATAGCAATAGATAGAGCGATTGAAAGATTAGAGGCATCTTCTAAAAACAGCGTTGTAAATACGCTAAACGAAAATGATTCTTTCTTTATAAAAGTTGCCGGGAAAATTTATAGGATAAATTATGACAGTTTTCTATATGCTGAGGCAAAAGGAAATTACACAAGAATAGTTACAGATAACAATATTATTTTGCCTAATATTTCATTTGCAAATTTTGAGAAGCTGTTGACCAATTCAATTTTAATAAGGGTCCACCGTTCTTTTATTATTAACAAAAGAAAAATTGATCACATTGAAAGCAACCGGTTATTTATTAAAAAGACTGAGATTCCGATAGGCAATAATTATAAAGAAGGTTTTTTAAAGAGCCTTGGGTTATAA
- a CDS encoding VOC family protein, translating into MQTNSNKNNTTRFAPMLYLKNVADGIEFYKEAFNAKEIRRFSNDDGSVHVAEMTIENAMFHIHEEGSTTSKLSPATLGGTTTVLGIFVEDPDALMSKAIAAGATEISPMQDFDYGYRQGDIKDPFGHNWTFQKSI; encoded by the coding sequence ATGCAAACAAATTCTAACAAAAACAATACTACCCGTTTTGCACCGATGCTCTATCTTAAAAATGTTGCAGACGGTATCGAATTTTATAAAGAAGCATTTAATGCAAAAGAAATACGCCGCTTTAGCAATGATGATGGTAGTGTGCATGTAGCAGAAATGACGATAGAAAATGCAATGTTTCACATACACGAGGAAGGTTCTACTACAAGCAAACTAAGCCCGGCTACCCTCGGCGGCACCACTACCGTACTTGGGATATTTGTTGAAGATCCCGATGCTCTTATGTCAAAAGCAATTGCTGCGGGCGCAACTGAAATTTCTCCTATGCAGGATTTCGATTATGGATACAGGCAGGGGGATATTAAAGATCCTTTTGGCCATAACTGGACATTTCAAAAAAGTATTTGA
- a CDS encoding radical SAM protein — protein MTHSPFLLYSDGNGNIYEDETLYAVGREGWDAFPIPLEDWILLPDGGNLYELPGRKGIGIDVKTGEMRLCDKGWAVAAFIPPAHTGLYIAAYETDPDAPTLPLFCYTAAGWYKNQFYVPAVRIEEDIRQECVGYDDEKIQIGAAHLLKTYPHNRLVKHLMENCCLTYNCPAARNFSLHRWECPIPSSPACNANCIGCISFQPQEEQIVSTQDRLTFKPTAEEIAEFAVPHLIEAPYPIVSFGQGCEGEPLLMWETIREAIIEIRKHTNRGSININTNGSKPDAVKALCEAGLNSIRVSTNSARESIYMPYYRPNNYVFGDIIESLKVMRSYGGWTSINYFVFPGMTDTVEEYEALRKLIIETDLNMIQWRNFNIDPDWYLGKIGITETGELLGVKQLMELIRDEFPKLKFGYYNPPIERIKGNYTTDFAH, from the coding sequence ATGACACATTCTCCTTTTTTATTGTATTCAGACGGCAACGGTAATATTTACGAAGATGAAACATTGTATGCGGTGGGCCGCGAAGGCTGGGATGCATTTCCCATTCCTTTGGAAGATTGGATATTATTACCAGATGGCGGAAACCTTTATGAATTGCCCGGGCGAAAAGGTATTGGCATAGATGTAAAGACTGGAGAAATGCGTCTTTGTGATAAAGGCTGGGCAGTAGCGGCTTTTATTCCGCCTGCACATACAGGGCTTTATATTGCAGCTTATGAAACAGACCCTGATGCACCTACGCTTCCGTTGTTTTGTTACACTGCAGCAGGCTGGTACAAAAATCAGTTTTATGTTCCTGCAGTAAGAATAGAAGAAGATATACGTCAGGAATGTGTGGGCTATGATGATGAAAAGATACAAATTGGCGCAGCACATTTGCTAAAAACATATCCGCACAACAGGCTGGTAAAACACCTGATGGAAAATTGCTGCTTAACATACAATTGCCCTGCTGCAAGAAATTTTTCTTTGCATCGTTGGGAATGTCCTATACCTTCTTCACCTGCCTGTAATGCAAATTGCATAGGTTGTATTTCCTTTCAGCCACAGGAAGAGCAGATCGTATCTACACAGGATAGGCTTACATTTAAACCAACAGCAGAAGAGATCGCAGAATTTGCTGTGCCACATTTAATAGAAGCCCCCTATCCTATTGTAAGTTTTGGCCAGGGCTGCGAAGGCGAACCATTACTAATGTGGGAAACCATTCGTGAAGCAATCATAGAAATACGCAAACACACCAATCGCGGCAGCATCAATATTAATACCAATGGCTCTAAACCAGATGCTGTAAAAGCCTTATGTGAAGCGGGTTTGAACAGTATACGTGTAAGCACCAACTCTGCACGCGAAAGTATTTATATGCCATATTACCGTCCCAATAACTATGTGTTCGGTGATATTATTGAAAGTCTAAAGGTCATGCGCAGCTACGGCGGATGGACAAGCATTAACTATTTTGTATTTCCGGGTATGACAGATACTGTTGAAGAATATGAAGCATTAAGAAAGCTTATCATAGAAACAGATCTAAACATGATACAGTGGCGTAATTTTAATATTGATCCGGATTGGTATCTTGGCAAGATCGGCATTACAGAAACAGGTGAATTACTGGGTGTAAAACAGTTGATGGAGTTAATAAGAGATGAATTTCCAAAACTAAAGTTTGGTTATTATAATCCACCGATCGAACGCATCAAAGGAAATTATACAACAGATTTTGCACATTGA
- a CDS encoding ABC transporter permease, with translation MKSFLTSFQTEIIKIKNSFAVWLIILGAAFIPLFFFLHHIYDWDDYLPKPGENPWNEYFRKGFNGVHFTFLPLLIVLLVSLLLNIEHKSNTWKHIFVLPISKSKIFFSKYLLLVFLIVSFYFLLLIFFFGFAILLGLWKSDFNFFEYSPSYLYNSVQSAITSFVIRSFISTLAIGAIHFWLSFRLKNLFINIAIGLAGVVLAVSMYIPHWESIIYVPYAFPVLMCNYIPDAKNFLSDFQVNSLLYFLIISVLSYFDFTKLFHG, from the coding sequence ATGAAATCCTTTCTTACAAGTTTTCAAACTGAAATTATAAAAATAAAAAACTCATTTGCAGTCTGGCTTATTATTTTGGGAGCAGCCTTTATCCCTTTATTTTTTTTCCTCCATCATATTTATGATTGGGATGATTATTTACCAAAACCCGGAGAAAATCCATGGAACGAATATTTCAGAAAAGGGTTTAATGGAGTGCATTTTACTTTCCTTCCTTTATTGATAGTATTGCTTGTTTCGCTATTACTTAATATCGAGCACAAATCAAATACATGGAAACATATTTTTGTTCTGCCAATTTCAAAATCAAAAATATTTTTCAGCAAATACCTGCTGTTGGTCTTTTTAATAGTTTCATTTTATTTTTTATTACTTATTTTCTTTTTTGGCTTTGCCATATTATTGGGTTTATGGAAAAGTGATTTTAATTTTTTTGAGTATAGCCCCTCTTACCTCTATAATTCTGTACAATCAGCAATTACGTCTTTTGTTATCCGGTCTTTTATTTCCACGCTTGCTATTGGGGCAATTCATTTTTGGCTCAGCTTCAGGTTGAAAAATTTATTTATAAATATTGCGATTGGTTTGGCAGGGGTTGTATTAGCAGTAAGCATGTATATTCCTCATTGGGAAAGCATAATTTATGTGCCTTATGCATTTCCTGTTTTAATGTGTAACTATATCCCTGATGCAAAAAATTTTTTATCAGATTTCCAAGTTAATAGCCTTTTGTATTTTTTGATTATTTCAGTGTTAAGCTATTTCGACTTTACTAAATTATTCCATGGTTAA
- a CDS encoding transferrin receptor-like dimerization domain-containing protein has product MNKAFLIGGILLISATINAQTKTITGFTTQGAAQQFLLEQNFDKNLSSSGIGNTIKELSSRPHNLGSAGSKWVAENIYNRYKSYGFDVRIDTYHVLFPTPKIRVLEMTSPSTYKALLKEPALKEDATSGQADQLPTYNAFSADGDVTAELVFVNYGLPEDYELLERMGIDVKGKIVIAKYGRSWRGIKPKVAQEHGALGCIIYSDPMDDGYFQGDVYPKGAFKNEYGVQRGSVMDMPVYPGDPLTPGVGATANAQRIASHNDATNLLKIPVLPISYHDAEPLLKALDGAVAPDGWRGVLPFTYHIGAGKTKVHLKLEFNWDIVPCYDVIATIKGSLYPDEWIIRGNHHDAWVNGADDPISGQAALLEEAKSIGELLKTGWRPKRTIVYCAWDGEEPALLGSTEFAEDHAKELQEKAVLYINSDANGRGFLGAGGSHALETFMTEVARDVNDPQTNVSVLERLRAQQIINASSAKAKQDAMQKTGIDLNALGSGSDFSSFLQHLGVPSLDIGYGGENNGGDYHSIYDSYDDYRRFKDPSFAYGVALSTTAGHAALRMANAEVLPFDFRNLYKIINGYTEELINLTNDMRDNTKTENDIIRNNYYSVATDTALHLSMPKPKGEVPYLDFSSLQNALLGLQIATDNLWNKWNTMAGAPTTADAFNRKLYQAEQQLLLTNGLPQRGWYRHAIYAPGLYTGYGVKTMPGIREAIEQRDWKQAQQQILLDAEVINNLSNYLKESAQ; this is encoded by the coding sequence ATGAATAAAGCTTTTTTAATTGGCGGCATTTTATTGATCAGCGCTACAATAAATGCACAAACTAAAACAATTACTGGGTTTACAACACAGGGGGCAGCGCAGCAGTTTTTGCTTGAGCAAAACTTTGATAAAAATTTAAGTTCATCCGGTATTGGCAATACAATAAAAGAACTTTCATCAAGGCCCCATAATCTTGGATCTGCAGGCAGCAAATGGGTTGCAGAAAATATTTACAACCGTTATAAAAGTTACGGATTTGATGTGCGCATAGATACGTATCATGTTTTATTTCCTACGCCAAAAATAAGAGTGCTTGAAATGACAAGCCCCTCAACATACAAAGCCTTGTTGAAAGAGCCGGCATTGAAAGAAGACGCAACATCGGGCCAGGCAGATCAGCTGCCAACATATAATGCATTTAGTGCGGATGGAGATGTAACTGCTGAACTGGTTTTTGTGAATTATGGCTTGCCGGAAGATTATGAATTGCTGGAACGTATGGGTATTGATGTGAAAGGGAAAATTGTAATTGCTAAATATGGGCGTAGCTGGCGTGGTATAAAGCCAAAGGTTGCACAGGAACATGGTGCATTGGGTTGTATTATTTATTCTGATCCTATGGATGATGGCTATTTCCAGGGTGATGTATATCCGAAAGGTGCATTTAAAAATGAATATGGTGTGCAGCGTGGTTCTGTAATGGATATGCCTGTTTATCCCGGTGATCCTTTAACACCGGGTGTTGGTGCGACAGCAAATGCACAGCGCATAGCAAGTCATAACGATGCAACGAATCTTTTAAAGATACCTGTGTTGCCGATCAGCTATCATGATGCAGAACCATTATTAAAAGCATTGGATGGAGCGGTTGCGCCGGATGGATGGCGTGGCGTATTGCCGTTTACATATCATATTGGTGCTGGCAAAACCAAAGTACATTTAAAGCTTGAATTTAACTGGGATATTGTTCCATGTTATGATGTAATAGCAACAATAAAAGGTTCGCTGTATCCTGATGAATGGATAATACGCGGAAATCATCATGATGCATGGGTTAATGGTGCAGATGATCCTATAAGTGGACAAGCAGCCTTACTGGAAGAGGCAAAATCTATCGGTGAATTATTGAAAACAGGATGGAGACCAAAACGCACTATTGTTTATTGTGCATGGGATGGTGAAGAGCCTGCATTACTTGGCTCTACTGAGTTTGCAGAAGATCATGCAAAAGAATTGCAGGAGAAAGCAGTATTGTATATAAATTCTGATGCTAACGGAAGAGGTTTTCTTGGCGCAGGCGGTTCACATGCACTGGAAACATTTATGACAGAAGTTGCAAGAGATGTAAATGATCCACAAACAAATGTAAGTGTGTTGGAAAGATTGAGGGCTCAGCAGATCATCAATGCTTCTTCAGCAAAAGCAAAACAGGATGCAATGCAAAAAACAGGTATCGATCTTAATGCGTTGGGTAGTGGTTCAGATTTCTCATCTTTTCTTCAGCATCTTGGTGTGCCGTCTTTAGATATTGGTTATGGTGGAGAAAATAATGGTGGCGATTATCATTCTATTTATGATTCCTATGATGATTATCGCCGATTTAAAGATCCTTCATTTGCATACGGTGTTGCACTTTCAACAACTGCAGGACATGCTGCATTGCGCATGGCAAATGCAGAGGTGTTGCCTTTTGATTTTAGAAACCTGTATAAGATCATCAATGGTTATACTGAAGAGTTGATCAATCTTACAAACGATATGCGTGATAATACAAAAACAGAGAATGATATTATCAGGAACAACTATTACAGTGTTGCAACTGATACCGCATTACATCTTTCAATGCCAAAGCCAAAAGGCGAAGTGCCATATCTCGACTTTTCTTCTTTGCAAAATGCCTTGCTGGGTCTGCAAATTGCAACAGATAATTTATGGAATAAGTGGAATACGATGGCGGGTGCGCCAACTACTGCTGATGCATTTAATAGAAAGCTTTATCAAGCAGAACAGCAATTGTTATTAACAAACGGATTACCACAAAGAGGTTGGTATAGACATGCTATTTATGCCCCGGGATTATATACAGGTTACGGTGTTAAAACAATGCCGGGTATTCGTGAAGCCATTGAACAGCGTGACTGGAAGCAAGCACAACAACAAATTCTGCTTGATGCTGAAGTAATTAATAACCTTTCAAATTATTTAAAGGAAAGTGCTCAATAA
- a CDS encoding ABC transporter ATP-binding protein, which translates to MPENNAYIIETHNLNFCFNGKGMILKDINLKVERGSIYGFLGPNGAGKTTTIRILLGLLRDTKKSVRLFNKNLSENRIEVYSKTGALIEQPSLYEHISGYDNLEITRKIRNIKKERLVETLELVRLSSAAHKKVKEYSLGMKQRLGIANALIAEPELLILDEPVNGLDPNGMAEMRELLRRINRELNTTIFLSSHLLGEIEKIVTHVGIINMGEMLFQGTIEELINVETNSAEEVIIKMNNNKKAAQLLENFNVYECEDGLKIMIHSKQQVPQIIKALIENNIDVYEVINEGKNLKKLFLKMTENYIVS; encoded by the coding sequence ATGCCAGAAAATAACGCCTACATCATTGAAACGCACAACCTTAATTTCTGTTTTAACGGAAAGGGAATGATTTTAAAGGATATAAACTTAAAAGTGGAAAGAGGCTCGATATATGGTTTTCTGGGTCCTAATGGTGCGGGGAAAACAACAACCATAAGAATACTTTTAGGATTGCTGAGAGACACAAAAAAGTCAGTGCGGTTGTTTAATAAGAATCTTTCTGAAAACAGGATAGAAGTTTATTCGAAGACTGGGGCATTAATTGAACAACCTTCTTTATACGAACATATTTCAGGGTATGACAATCTTGAAATTACAAGAAAAATAAGAAATATTAAAAAAGAAAGACTTGTTGAAACATTAGAGTTAGTAAGACTTTCATCTGCTGCACATAAAAAAGTAAAAGAGTACTCTTTGGGTATGAAACAACGCCTCGGTATTGCAAATGCGCTGATTGCTGAGCCTGAATTATTGATCCTGGACGAACCCGTGAATGGTTTAGATCCAAACGGAATGGCAGAGATGCGGGAATTGCTTAGACGAATCAACAGGGAATTGAATACAACGATTTTTTTATCCAGTCATTTGTTGGGCGAGATTGAGAAAATAGTAACCCATGTAGGGATCATCAATATGGGCGAAATGCTTTTTCAGGGTACAATTGAGGAATTAATAAATGTTGAAACAAATTCTGCCGAAGAAGTAATTATTAAAATGAATAACAACAAAAAGGCTGCGCAATTGCTTGAAAATTTCAATGTTTATGAATGCGAAGACGGATTAAAAATTATGATTCATTCAAAGCAGCAAGTGCCGCAAATTATTAAAGCATTAATTGAAAATAATATTGATGTCTATGAAGTAATTAATGAAGGAAAAAACTTGAAAAAACTCTTTTTGAAGATGACAGAAAATTACATAGTAAGCTAA
- a CDS encoding tetratricopeptide repeat protein: MVKQFSTCLICALVTINANSQASNTATNNYEKGVTLRKAQKYEEALIALKEAIEEKQNYTEALYEAGWICDELKKYEEAIKYLREATQLNPSAANLFELAYACENSGRKEEAKENYKTVLELAPKHADAARCLADIYYAEENYETALRYYKKYFAANMSPDAYCYYKAAVCSNYFKDYSNASVFLEKYEPKGQKAYAEKYTEMGYTYLMLGYNDDAINAYKNALDANAENGTALRGMADIYYNNLKDYDKALVYIKLALQKDEEHSRDYYYKAGWIYIGQEKYSEAIPFLQKAEDNDEKDVHCREQLGYAYYMLNKYEDAIAHFNKAIELDKESTVSYYYKGLSYVTLNKPEDAKAVYLQMKPINKTDADNLLKEIKQKEKALKNLASNKNSKKQGQP, translated from the coding sequence ATGGTTAAGCAATTCTCCACTTGCCTTATTTGTGCATTGGTAACGATTAATGCTAACTCCCAGGCTTCAAATACAGCTACAAACAATTATGAGAAAGGCGTAACATTAAGAAAAGCGCAAAAATATGAAGAGGCGCTTATAGCCTTAAAAGAAGCTATTGAAGAAAAGCAAAATTATACTGAGGCTTTATACGAAGCTGGTTGGATATGTGATGAACTAAAAAAATATGAGGAAGCCATAAAATATTTACGCGAAGCAACTCAATTAAATCCATCTGCGGCAAATTTATTTGAACTTGCTTATGCCTGCGAAAATTCGGGCAGAAAAGAAGAAGCTAAAGAAAATTATAAAACAGTTTTGGAACTAGCGCCAAAACATGCTGATGCTGCCAGGTGTCTTGCCGATATATATTATGCGGAAGAAAATTATGAAACTGCATTACGGTATTATAAAAAATATTTCGCTGCAAACATGTCACCCGACGCCTATTGTTATTATAAAGCTGCTGTGTGTTCCAATTATTTCAAGGATTATTCTAATGCATCAGTCTTCCTGGAAAAATATGAACCCAAGGGACAAAAAGCGTATGCTGAAAAATACACAGAGATGGGTTACACTTATTTAATGCTGGGATATAATGATGATGCAATAAATGCATATAAGAATGCCCTGGATGCAAATGCAGAAAATGGTACCGCATTGCGCGGTATGGCGGACATCTACTATAACAACCTGAAGGATTATGACAAAGCGCTTGTATATATTAAACTTGCCCTGCAAAAAGATGAAGAACATTCAAGAGATTATTATTACAAAGCGGGCTGGATATATATTGGACAGGAAAAATATAGTGAAGCAATTCCTTTTTTACAAAAGGCTGAAGATAATGATGAAAAAGACGTGCACTGCAGAGAGCAGCTTGGGTATGCTTATTATATGCTAAATAAATATGAAGATGCCATTGCTCATTTCAATAAGGCTATTGAACTTGACAAAGAATCAACCGTGAGTTATTATTACAAGGGCCTATCGTATGTTACACTCAATAAGCCGGAAGATGCAAAAGCAGTTTATTTACAGATGAAACCAATCAATAAGACTGATGCTGACAATTTATTAAAGGAAATAAAACAAAAAGAGAAAGCCCTGAAAAATCTTGCTTCTAATAAGAATTCAAAAAAACAAGGTCAGCCCTGA
- a CDS encoding agmatinase family protein, whose product MADLSKFDQNAAGNPNNNIFGLPFKEEDSKLVLLPVPWEVTVSYGAGTARSAEHIFKASKQVDIFDSYVPNGWRNGYFMRETDKKLLMKSDYLRKEAELYIDYISKGAVLEDNKFMCKSLKEINEGGALMNNWVYEQTKELLVQDKLVGIVGGDHSTPFGFYKALAEKHGHFGILQIDAHCDLRKAYEGFIWSHASVMYNALNEFSEIDCLVQIGVRDLSEEEWNYICNSNYRVVTYFDEQIKRRLYDGQHWNSIADTIVNHLPQKVHISFDIDGLDPKLCPSTGTPVLGGLQTEEAMYLIRRVIETGRTIIGFDLVEVGIGENGWDSNVGARILWKLCNYLMKSNS is encoded by the coding sequence ATGGCAGACCTATCGAAGTTTGATCAGAATGCGGCCGGGAATCCCAACAATAACATTTTTGGCTTACCCTTTAAAGAAGAAGACTCAAAACTTGTGCTCTTACCCGTCCCATGGGAAGTTACGGTAAGTTATGGTGCAGGTACGGCACGCAGTGCAGAGCATATTTTCAAAGCCAGTAAGCAGGTAGATATTTTTGATTCATATGTGCCCAACGGATGGCGCAACGGTTATTTTATGCGGGAAACCGATAAAAAGCTGTTGATGAAAAGTGATTACCTGCGTAAAGAAGCTGAACTCTACATAGACTATATTTCCAAAGGCGCGGTTTTGGAAGACAATAAATTCATGTGCAAAAGCCTGAAGGAAATAAATGAAGGCGGCGCGTTAATGAACAACTGGGTTTATGAACAGACCAAAGAATTGCTGGTTCAGGATAAACTGGTAGGTATTGTAGGCGGCGATCATAGCACACCTTTTGGTTTTTACAAAGCACTTGCTGAAAAGCATGGACATTTTGGTATACTGCAAATAGATGCACACTGCGACCTGCGTAAAGCATACGAAGGTTTTATATGGTCCCATGCATCTGTTATGTACAATGCACTCAATGAATTTTCTGAAATTGATTGTCTTGTACAAATCGGTGTTAGAGATCTTTCTGAAGAAGAATGGAATTATATCTGCAACAGTAACTACAGGGTTGTAACTTATTTCGACGAGCAAATAAAAAGACGGCTTTACGATGGCCAGCACTGGAACAGTATTGCCGATACCATTGTAAACCATCTTCCTCAAAAAGTGCATATCAGTTTTGATATAGACGGACTTGATCCAAAACTTTGCCCTTCTACCGGTACGCCGGTACTTGGTGGCCTTCAAACAGAAGAGGCCATGTATCTTATAAGAAGGGTTATAGAAACAGGCAGAACCATTATAGGTTTCGACCTGGTAGAAGTTGGCATTGGTGAAAACGGATGGGACAGTAATGTTGGCGCAAGAATACTTTGGAAGCTTTGTAATTATCTTATGAAAAGCAACAGTTAA